One segment of Pseudomonas pohangensis DNA contains the following:
- the ubiD gene encoding 4-hydroxy-3-polyprenylbenzoate decarboxylase: protein MQYRDLREFISGLEQRGELRRIQTPVSPVLEMTEICDRTLRKAGPALLFENPKGFNMPVLGNLFGTPQRVALGMGAEAVSELREIGKLLAMLKEPEPPKGLKDAWSKLPLYRKVLHMAPKVLKDAPCQEVIEEGDDVDLGKLPVQTCWPGDVAPLITWGLTITRGPNKERQNLGIYRQQVIGRNKVIMRWLSHRGGALDFRDWCEKFPGKPYPVCVALGADPATILGAVTPVPDSLSEYAFAGLLRGHKTELVKARGSDLQVPASAEIVLEGVIHPGEMADEGPYGDHTGYYNEVDRFPVFTVERITRRKSPIYHSTYTGRPPDEPAILGVALNEVFVPLLQKQFPEITDFYLPPEGCSYRMAVVTMKKQYPGHAKRVMLGVWSFLRQFMYTKFVIVTDDDINARDWNDVIWAITTRMDPKRDTVLIDNTPIDYLDFASPVSGLGSKMGLDATHKWPGETTREWGRAIVQDEAVKQRVDALWAELGID from the coding sequence ATGCAGTATCGCGATCTGCGCGAATTTATCAGTGGTCTGGAACAGCGCGGCGAGCTCAGGCGTATCCAGACTCCGGTGTCGCCGGTGCTGGAAATGACCGAAATCTGCGACCGCACCCTGCGCAAGGCGGGCCCGGCGCTGCTGTTCGAGAATCCCAAGGGTTTCAACATGCCGGTGCTCGGCAATCTGTTCGGCACGCCGCAGCGGGTGGCGCTGGGCATGGGGGCAGAGGCGGTCAGCGAACTGCGCGAAATCGGCAAGCTGCTGGCCATGCTCAAGGAACCGGAGCCGCCGAAAGGCCTGAAAGACGCCTGGTCCAAGCTGCCGCTGTACCGCAAAGTGCTGCATATGGCGCCCAAGGTGCTGAAGGACGCGCCCTGCCAGGAGGTGATCGAAGAAGGTGATGACGTCGATCTGGGCAAGCTGCCGGTTCAGACTTGCTGGCCGGGCGACGTGGCGCCGCTGATCACCTGGGGGCTGACTATCACCAGAGGGCCGAATAAAGAGCGGCAGAATCTGGGTATCTACCGCCAGCAGGTGATCGGGCGCAATAAGGTGATCATGCGCTGGCTCAGCCACCGCGGTGGTGCGCTGGATTTTCGTGACTGGTGCGAGAAGTTTCCGGGCAAGCCCTATCCGGTCTGCGTGGCGCTGGGTGCGGATCCGGCAACCATCCTCGGTGCGGTGACGCCGGTACCGGACAGCCTTTCCGAGTACGCCTTCGCCGGTCTGCTGCGCGGCCACAAGACCGAGCTGGTCAAGGCCCGTGGCAGTGATCTGCAAGTGCCGGCCAGTGCCGAGATCGTGCTGGAAGGGGTGATTCATCCAGGCGAAATGGCCGACGAGGGGCCGTACGGAGATCACACCGGTTACTACAACGAAGTGGATCGCTTCCCGGTATTTACCGTGGAGCGCATCACCCGACGCAAAAGTCCGATCTATCACAGCACCTACACCGGGCGGCCACCGGATGAGCCGGCGATCCTTGGCGTGGCATTGAACGAGGTGTTCGTGCCGCTGCTACAGAAGCAGTTTCCCGAGATCACCGATTTCTACCTGCCACCGGAAGGCTGTTCCTACCGCATGGCAGTGGTAACCATGAAGAAGCAGTACCCCGGCCATGCCAAACGGGTGATGCTCGGCGTGTGGTCATTTTTGCGCCAGTTTATGTACACCAAGTTTGTCATCGTCACCGACGACGACATCAATGCCCGTGACTGGAACGATGTAATCTGGGCCATCACCACGCGCATGGATCCCAAGCGCGATACCGTGCTGATCGACAATACGCCGATCGACTATCTCGACTTCGCCTCGCCGGTGTCCGGTCTGGGCAGCAAGATGGGGCTGGATGCCACCCACAAGTGGCCCGGCGAAACCACGCGCGAGTGGGGTCGTGCCATAGTGCAGGATGAGGCGGTCAAGCAGCGCGTTGATGCCTTGTGGGCGGAACTGGGAATCGATTGA
- the rho gene encoding transcription termination factor Rho, whose product MNLTELKQKPITELLEIAEQQGLENMARSRKQDVIFALLKKHAKSGEEISGDGVLEILQDGFGFLRSADSSYLAGPDDIYVSPSQIRRFNLRTGDTIVGKIRPPKEGERYFALLKVDTINYDRPENAKSKILFENLTPLFPTKRLVMEAGNGSTEDLTGRVIDLCSPIGKGQRGLIVAPPKAGKTIMLQNIAANIARNNPECHLIVLLIDERPEEVTEMQRTVRGEVVASTFDEPPTRHVQVAEMVIEKAKRLVEHKKDVVILLDSITRLARAYNTVIPSSGKVLTGGVDAHALEKPKRFFGAARNIEEGGSLTIIATALVETGSKMDEVIYEEFKGTGNMELPLERRIAEKRVFPAININRAGTRREELLTDPEELQRIWILRKLLHPMDEIAAIEFLLDKLKDTKTNDEFFMSMKRSK is encoded by the coding sequence ATGAACCTGACCGAACTCAAGCAAAAACCGATTACCGAACTGCTCGAAATCGCTGAGCAGCAGGGCCTGGAAAACATGGCCCGTTCGCGCAAGCAGGATGTGATCTTTGCATTGCTGAAAAAGCATGCAAAAAGCGGCGAAGAAATTTCCGGCGATGGTGTGCTGGAGATTCTGCAGGACGGCTTTGGCTTCCTGCGCTCCGCCGATTCCTCCTATCTGGCCGGTCCGGATGACATCTACGTGTCGCCCAGCCAGATCCGCCGTTTCAACCTGCGCACCGGTGACACCATAGTCGGCAAGATTCGCCCGCCGAAAGAAGGCGAGCGCTACTTTGCCCTGCTCAAGGTCGACACGATCAACTACGATCGTCCGGAAAATGCCAAGAGCAAGATCCTCTTCGAAAACCTCACGCCGCTGTTCCCGACCAAGCGTCTGGTCATGGAAGCTGGCAACGGCTCCACCGAAGACCTGACTGGTCGGGTGATCGATCTCTGCTCGCCGATCGGCAAGGGCCAGCGTGGCCTGATCGTGGCACCGCCAAAGGCCGGCAAGACCATCATGCTGCAGAACATCGCAGCCAACATCGCGCGGAATAACCCCGAGTGTCATCTGATCGTCCTGCTGATCGATGAGCGCCCGGAAGAAGTGACCGAAATGCAGCGTACCGTGCGCGGCGAAGTAGTGGCCTCGACTTTTGACGAGCCACCGACCCGCCATGTGCAGGTTGCCGAGATGGTCATCGAAAAGGCCAAGCGCCTGGTCGAGCACAAGAAGGATGTGGTCATCCTGCTCGACTCGATCACCCGTCTGGCGCGTGCCTACAACACCGTGATCCCGAGCTCCGGCAAGGTACTCACCGGTGGTGTCGATGCCCATGCGCTGGAGAAGCCCAAGCGTTTCTTCGGTGCTGCGCGCAACATCGAGGAAGGCGGATCGCTGACTATCATCGCTACCGCGCTGGTGGAAACCGGCTCGAAGATGGACGAAGTGATCTACGAAGAGTTCAAGGGCACCGGCAACATGGAATTGCCGCTGGAGCGGCGGATTGCCGAGAAGCGCGTGTTCCCGGCGATCAACATCAACCGTGCCGGCACCCGTCGCGAAGAGCTGCTGACCGATCCGGAAGAACTGCAGCGCATCTGGATCCTGCGCAAGCTGTTGCATCCGATGGACGAAATCGCCGCCATCGAGTTCCTGCTCGACAAGCTCAAGGACACCAAGACCAACGACGAGTTCTTCATGTCCATGAAGCGCAGCAAGTAA
- the trxA gene encoding thioredoxin TrxA, translating to MSDFITNVSDASFEQDVLKAEGAVLVDYWAEWCGPCKMIAPVLDEIAQTYQGKLKVCKLNIDENQDTPPKFGVRGIPTLMLFKNGNVEATKVGALSKSQLAAFLDANI from the coding sequence ATGAGCGATTTCATCACCAATGTCAGCGATGCCAGCTTTGAGCAAGATGTGCTCAAGGCAGAGGGTGCGGTTCTGGTCGACTACTGGGCTGAATGGTGCGGCCCGTGCAAGATGATTGCACCGGTACTCGACGAAATTGCCCAGACCTATCAGGGCAAGCTCAAGGTGTGCAAACTGAACATCGACGAAAATCAGGATACTCCGCCGAAATTTGGCGTGCGTGGCATCCCGACCCTGATGCTGTTCAAGAATGGCAATGTCGAGGCAACCAAGGTCGGTGCCTTGTCCAAATCGCAGTTGGCAGCCTTTCTCGACGCCAATATCTGA
- the ppx gene encoding exopolyphosphatase, giving the protein MPRTAPENFPLIAAIDLGSNSFHMILAKTDQGEIRVLERLGDKIQLAAGLDEQRQLSEEAMQRGLECLSRYAQLITDLPQGAVRVVGTNALREAVNRDTFIQRAEALLGHTVEVISGREEARLIYLGVSHNMPAFQGNRLVVDIGGGSTEFIIGQSFEPLIMESLQMGCVSYSQRLFQDGKITPARYGQAYTAARLELMRVEQALQRHGWQEAIGASGTVRAIGLAVKSAGLSNGEVTLEGMTWLKRKLFKLGDVDKIDFEGVKNDRRAIFPAGLAILEAIFDAFGLQQMVHSEGALREGVLYDLIGRLQHEDVRERTVSALMERYHVDPEQALRVETKALEALQQVAGDWDLQEEWHQELLVWAARVHEIGLDIAHFQYHKHGAYLIENSELAGFSTQDQQMLALLVRGHRRGIPKDRFSGSGSEGEKLLRLCVLLRFAILFHHIRGNREVPEVRLLAKAQQLSIRFPQGWLENNPLTVADFAQEAEWLAKAGFNLLVS; this is encoded by the coding sequence ATGCCTCGAACTGCCCCGGAAAACTTTCCCCTGATTGCCGCCATTGACCTTGGCTCCAATAGTTTTCACATGATTCTGGCCAAAACCGATCAGGGCGAGATTCGCGTCCTTGAACGTCTTGGCGACAAGATCCAGCTGGCTGCAGGCCTGGACGAACAGCGCCAGCTCAGCGAAGAAGCCATGCAGCGCGGCCTCGAGTGCCTGAGCCGCTACGCCCAGCTGATCACCGACCTGCCGCAGGGCGCCGTGCGGGTTGTCGGCACCAACGCCTTGCGCGAGGCGGTCAATCGCGACACTTTCATCCAGCGCGCCGAGGCCCTGCTCGGACACACGGTCGAAGTTATCTCCGGACGCGAAGAGGCCCGCCTGATCTATCTGGGGGTGTCGCACAATATGCCGGCATTCCAGGGCAATCGCCTGGTGGTCGATATCGGTGGCGGCAGTACCGAATTCATTATTGGCCAGAGCTTCGAGCCACTGATCATGGAAAGCCTACAAATGGGCTGCGTGAGTTACAGCCAGCGCCTGTTTCAGGATGGCAAGATCACCCCGGCACGCTATGGCCAGGCATATACCGCAGCGCGCCTGGAACTGATGCGCGTTGAGCAGGCCCTGCAGCGCCATGGCTGGCAGGAGGCCATTGGTGCCTCAGGAACCGTGCGTGCGATTGGTCTGGCGGTAAAGTCGGCGGGCCTGAGCAACGGTGAAGTGACCCTTGAAGGCATGACCTGGCTGAAGCGCAAACTGTTCAAGCTCGGCGATGTCGACAAAATCGACTTTGAAGGCGTCAAGAATGACCGCCGCGCCATATTCCCCGCCGGCCTGGCCATCCTTGAAGCGATTTTCGACGCCTTCGGCCTGCAACAGATGGTGCACTCCGAAGGCGCCCTGCGCGAAGGTGTGCTGTATGACCTGATTGGCCGGCTGCAGCATGAGGATGTTCGTGAGCGCACCGTATCGGCGCTGATGGAACGCTACCATGTTGACCCGGAGCAGGCCTTAAGGGTTGAAACCAAGGCGCTGGAGGCCTTGCAGCAAGTCGCCGGCGACTGGGATCTGCAGGAGGAGTGGCATCAGGAACTGCTGGTCTGGGCTGCCCGGGTTCACGAAATCGGTCTGGATATCGCTCACTTTCAATACCACAAGCATGGCGCTTACCTGATCGAGAACTCGGAGCTGGCAGGCTTCTCCACACAGGATCAGCAGATGCTCGCGCTACTGGTTCGCGGCCACCGCCGGGGCATCCCCAAAGATCGCTTCAGCGGCAGCGGCAGTGAAGGTGAAAAGCTGCTGCGACTATGCGTACTGCTGCGCTTTGCGATTCTTTTTCATCACATTCGCGGCAACCGTGAAGTGCCCGAAGTGCGCCTTCTGGCCAAAGCCCAGCAATTGAGCATCCGCTTTCCGCAAGGCTGGCTGGAGAATAACCCGCTGACGGTTGCCGACTTTGCCCAGGAAGCCGAGTGGCTGGCCAAAGCCGGATTCAACCTGCTGGTCAGTTGA
- the ppk1 gene encoding polyphosphate kinase 1, which translates to MNKQEVEVTDAIEVEVADQALVAGAALPVVAEPEVAEPVPAPVIPGVDDPGMYLHRELSQLQFNIRVLEQALDESYPLLERLKFLLIFSSNLDEFFEIRVAALKKQVTFAREQAGIDGLQPQQALARISELVHQQVDRQYATLNDVLLPKLAKHKVNFIRRRNWSAKVKTWVGRYFREQIAPIVTPIGLDPTHPFPLLVNKSLNFIVELEGVDAFGRDSGLAIIPAPRLLPRVIKLPPEVAGPGDNFVFLSSMIHAHADDLFNGMSVKGCYQFRLTRNADLSVDAEDVEDLARALRGELFSRRYGDAVRLEVADTCPNQLSDYLLKQFGLAESELYRVNGPVNLTRLFSVTGLESQPELQSEPFAASIPKVLQDSDNLFKAMAKQDILLLHPFESFTPVVDLLRKAAKDPNVLAIKQTLYRSGANSEIVDALVDSARNGKEVTVVIELRARFDEESNLALASRLQQAGAVVIYGVVGYKTHAKMLLILRREGAELRQYAHLGTGNYHAGNARLYTDYSLLTADAILCEDVHKLFNQLIGMGKTLRMKKLLHAPFTLKKTLLDMIAREAAFAAEGKPAHIMFKVNSLTDPKIIRALYKASQAGVKIDLIVRGMCCLRPGVPGVSQNIHVRSVIGRFLEHSRIYYVLNGGEEALYLSSADLMERNLDRRVETCFPVEGKKLILRVKKELEMYLADNTHAWVLHNDGTYIRQQPTGNQLSRDAQAMLLEKLSKPLAR; encoded by the coding sequence ATGAACAAGCAAGAAGTTGAAGTTACCGATGCAATCGAGGTCGAGGTGGCAGACCAGGCACTAGTTGCCGGTGCCGCTTTGCCGGTGGTTGCCGAGCCGGAAGTGGCAGAACCGGTGCCGGCGCCGGTGATTCCGGGTGTCGATGACCCTGGCATGTACCTGCACCGTGAATTGTCCCAGCTGCAGTTCAATATCCGTGTGCTGGAGCAGGCTCTGGATGAGTCCTATCCGTTGCTGGAGCGGCTGAAGTTCCTGTTGATCTTTTCCAGCAACCTCGACGAGTTTTTCGAGATTCGCGTTGCGGCGCTGAAGAAGCAGGTCACCTTTGCCCGCGAGCAGGCAGGTATCGACGGTCTGCAACCGCAGCAAGCGCTGGCACGCATCAGCGAACTGGTGCACCAGCAGGTGGACCGCCAGTACGCCACTCTGAACGATGTGCTGTTGCCCAAGCTGGCCAAGCACAAGGTCAACTTCATTCGCCGGCGCAACTGGTCGGCCAAGGTCAAGACCTGGGTCGGACGCTATTTCCGCGAGCAGATTGCGCCGATCGTTACACCGATCGGTCTCGACCCGACCCATCCGTTCCCGTTGCTGGTGAACAAGAGCCTGAACTTCATCGTCGAACTGGAAGGCGTGGATGCATTTGGCCGCGATTCGGGGCTGGCGATCATCCCGGCGCCGCGCCTGTTGCCGCGGGTGATCAAGCTGCCGCCGGAAGTTGCCGGGCCTGGCGACAATTTCGTGTTCCTCTCATCAATGATTCATGCCCACGCCGATGACCTGTTCAACGGTATGTCGGTCAAGGGTTGTTACCAGTTCCGCCTGACCCGCAACGCCGACTTGTCGGTGGATGCCGAGGATGTTGAAGATCTGGCGCGCGCCCTGCGCGGCGAGTTGTTCTCGCGGCGCTACGGCGATGCGGTACGTCTGGAGGTGGCCGATACCTGTCCGAACCAGCTGTCGGATTATCTGCTCAAGCAGTTCGGCCTGGCCGAGAGCGAGCTGTATCGGGTCAACGGTCCGGTAAACCTGACCCGGCTGTTCAGCGTGACCGGCCTGGAAAGCCAGCCGGAACTGCAGTCCGAGCCCTTTGCCGCGAGCATTCCCAAGGTGCTGCAGGACAGCGATAACCTGTTCAAGGCGATGGCCAAGCAGGACATCCTGCTGCTGCATCCTTTCGAATCCTTTACCCCGGTGGTGGATCTGTTGCGCAAGGCCGCCAAGGATCCGAACGTGCTGGCGATCAAGCAGACCCTGTACCGCTCGGGGGCCAACTCGGAAATTGTCGATGCACTGGTGGATTCGGCGCGCAACGGCAAGGAAGTCACGGTGGTGATCGAGTTGCGTGCGCGATTCGACGAGGAATCCAACCTGGCCCTGGCCAGCCGCTTGCAGCAAGCCGGTGCCGTGGTGATCTACGGTGTGGTCGGCTACAAGACCCACGCCAAGATGCTGCTGATTCTGCGCCGCGAAGGTGCCGAGCTACGCCAGTATGCGCATCTGGGTACCGGCAACTATCACGCCGGCAATGCCCGGCTGTACACCGACTACAGCCTGCTGACAGCGGACGCCATTTTGTGTGAGGACGTGCACAAGCTGTTCAACCAGTTGATCGGCATGGGCAAGACCCTGCGCATGAAGAAGCTCCTGCATGCGCCGTTCACCCTGAAGAAAACCCTGCTCGACATGATTGCCCGGGAAGCAGCCTTTGCTGCAGAAGGCAAGCCGGCGCATATCATGTTCAAGGTCAACTCGCTGACGGATCCGAAGATCATCCGCGCGCTGTACAAGGCCAGCCAGGCCGGGGTGAAGATCGACCTGATCGTGCGCGGCATGTGCTGCCTGCGGCCGGGCGTACCGGGGGTTTCGCAGAATATCCATGTGCGTTCGGTGATCGGCCGTTTCCTCGAGCACAGTCGTATCTACTACGTGCTCAACGGCGGTGAAGAGGCACTGTATCTGTCCAGTGCCGACCTGATGGAGCGCAACCTGGACCGGCGGGTCGAGACCTGCTTCCCGGTAGAGGGCAAGAAGCTCATCCTGCGCGTCAAGAAGGAACTTGAGATGTATCTGGCCGACAACACTCATGCCTGGGTGCTGCACAACGATGGCACCTACATTCGCCAGCAGCCCACCGGCAATCAGCTGTCGCGTGATGCGCAGGCGATGTTGCTGGAAAAACTGAGCAAGCCACTGGCGCGTTAG
- the hemB gene encoding porphobilinogen synthase, with product MSITPANRLFPGTRLRRNRRDEFSRRLVREQRLSVDDLILPVFVLDGENRREAVPSMPGVERLSIDLLLEEAAQLVALGIPAIALFPVTPLEKKSLDGAEAWNPEGIAQRAIRALRERFPDLGIISDVALDPFTTHGQDGILDASGYVQNDITVDALVKQALSHAAAGAQIVAPSDMMDGRVQAIREALELADYPNVRIMAYSAKYASAYYGPFRDAVGSAGNLGKGNKLSYQMDPANGDEALHEVAADLAEGADMVMVKPGMPYLDILWRVKQEFRVPTFVYQVSGEYAMHMAAIQNGWLSEAVILESLTAFKRAGADGILTYFAKRAAELMQQG from the coding sequence GTGAGCATTACGCCTGCCAATCGGCTGTTTCCCGGCACACGCTTGCGTCGCAACCGTCGCGACGAGTTTTCCCGGCGGCTGGTCCGTGAGCAACGCCTGAGTGTCGATGACCTGATTCTGCCGGTGTTCGTGCTCGATGGAGAAAATCGCCGCGAAGCGGTGCCGTCGATGCCGGGTGTCGAGCGCCTGTCGATCGATCTGCTGCTTGAGGAGGCTGCGCAGCTGGTGGCCTTGGGCATTCCGGCGATAGCCTTGTTTCCGGTGACGCCACTGGAGAAGAAGTCGCTGGATGGCGCCGAGGCATGGAACCCGGAGGGCATCGCCCAGCGCGCGATTCGCGCCTTGCGCGAGCGCTTTCCCGATCTGGGAATCATCAGTGATGTGGCGCTGGATCCGTTCACCACCCATGGCCAGGACGGCATCCTCGATGCCAGTGGTTATGTACAGAACGACATCACCGTCGATGCACTGGTCAAACAGGCCCTGTCGCATGCCGCTGCCGGTGCCCAGATCGTGGCGCCCTCGGACATGATGGACGGCCGGGTACAGGCGATTCGCGAAGCCCTGGAGCTGGCCGACTACCCGAATGTGCGGATCATGGCCTATTCGGCCAAGTACGCCAGTGCCTACTACGGGCCGTTCCGCGATGCGGTGGGCTCGGCGGGCAATCTGGGCAAGGGCAACAAGCTGTCCTACCAGATGGACCCGGCCAACGGCGATGAGGCGCTGCACGAAGTGGCGGCCGATCTGGCCGAAGGTGCCGACATGGTCATGGTCAAGCCGGGCATGCCCTATCTGGACATTCTCTGGCGGGTCAAACAGGAATTTCGTGTGCCGACCTTCGTGTATCAGGTCAGCGGCGAGTACGCTATGCACATGGCAGCAATCCAGAACGGCTGGTTGAGCGAAGCGGTCATTCTTGAGTCACTGACCGCCTTCAAGCGTGCCGGCGCCGATGGAATTCTCACCTATTTTGCCAAACGGGCTGCCGAGCTCATGCAACAGGGGTAG
- a CDS encoding DedA family protein, with the protein MLQAFLQDYGYLALFIGTFFEGETILVVAGFLASRGYLDINLVMLTAASGGYCGDQLWYFLGRRKGREILARKPHWEALGEKALNHLRRYPDIWVLGFRFVYGLRTVMPVAIGISGYPPLRFLLLNALSAIIWAIVLGTAAFHLGSALELLLDDIKHYEILVISALIIIGCGLFGWRRFRNRRPS; encoded by the coding sequence ATGCTGCAAGCTTTCCTGCAAGACTACGGATACCTGGCGCTGTTCATCGGTACCTTCTTCGAGGGCGAAACCATTCTGGTAGTGGCCGGATTTCTTGCTTCACGCGGCTATCTGGATATCAACCTGGTGATGCTCACGGCGGCCAGTGGCGGTTACTGCGGTGACCAGCTGTGGTACTTCCTCGGACGCCGCAAGGGCCGCGAGATTCTGGCACGCAAACCGCACTGGGAGGCGCTGGGCGAAAAAGCCCTGAACCACTTGCGTCGCTATCCGGATATCTGGGTGCTGGGCTTTCGTTTCGTCTACGGTTTGCGCACGGTAATGCCGGTTGCCATCGGCATTTCCGGCTATCCGCCGCTGCGCTTTCTGCTGCTCAACGCACTCAGCGCCATCATCTGGGCAATTGTTCTGGGGACTGCGGCCTTTCATCTGGGCAGCGCCCTGGAGCTGTTGCTGGACGACATCAAGCACTATGAAATTCTGGTAATCAGCGCACTGATCATCATTGGCTGCGGGCTTTTCGGCTGGCGCCGCTTCCGCAACCGGCGCCCGTCCTGA
- a CDS encoding sterol desaturase family protein, giving the protein MNYVLYAIPFFFLLIALELLADRWRGVSTYRLADSINSLSAGVLSQASGLLTKGFGLIVYLLIWERIALFQFSLESPWVWVLAFVLYDFCYYWSHRFGHERNVFWASHVVHHQSEDYNLTTALRQTSTGFLLSWIFYLPLALIGIPPVVLITVGSLNLLYQFWVHTRHIPKLGWFEWFFITPSNHRVHHGQNPRYMDRNYGGVFIIWDRLLGTFQEELDEEPVIYGVTTPLASWNPLWANLHFYAQLWRDAVHAGSWWDKLRIWFMPTGWRPADVAARYPLEKHELRDFVKFDVPLGRGQKLYAALQFAGYVLGITWLLMVSASHGFADLLIGWCWAAFGLYVIGVWLENRPLARWLELARLLLNVPALWLLQSVGIVAAGETAWLLLLAYSLLSGMFVWLPRRSEPAPA; this is encoded by the coding sequence ATGAATTACGTGCTGTATGCAATTCCGTTTTTCTTTCTGCTGATTGCGCTGGAGTTGCTCGCCGACCGCTGGCGCGGGGTCAGCACCTACCGGCTGGCAGACAGCATCAACAGCCTCAGCGCCGGTGTGCTCTCGCAGGCCAGCGGGCTGCTGACCAAGGGCTTCGGGCTGATCGTCTATCTGCTGATCTGGGAACGGATTGCGCTGTTCCAGTTTTCCCTTGAATCGCCCTGGGTCTGGGTGCTGGCTTTTGTGCTGTATGACTTCTGCTACTACTGGAGTCACCGTTTCGGTCATGAGCGCAATGTGTTCTGGGCTTCGCACGTGGTGCACCACCAGAGCGAGGACTACAACCTGACGACCGCCCTGCGCCAGACCAGCACCGGCTTTCTGCTCAGCTGGATTTTTTATCTGCCGCTGGCGCTGATCGGTATTCCGCCCGTGGTGCTGATTACCGTTGGCTCACTGAACCTGCTCTACCAGTTCTGGGTACATACCCGGCACATCCCCAAACTTGGCTGGTTCGAGTGGTTTTTCATCACGCCGTCGAATCACCGTGTGCACCACGGACAAAACCCGCGCTATATGGATCGCAATTACGGCGGGGTGTTCATTATCTGGGATCGCCTGCTGGGAACTTTTCAGGAAGAGCTGGACGAAGAACCGGTGATCTATGGCGTGACCACGCCGCTGGCCAGCTGGAATCCGCTTTGGGCCAACCTGCACTTTTATGCGCAACTGTGGCGCGATGCGGTGCATGCCGGCTCCTGGTGGGACAAGCTGCGCATCTGGTTCATGCCGACCGGCTGGCGTCCGGCTGACGTGGCCGCCCGCTATCCGCTGGAAAAGCATGAGCTGCGTGACTTCGTGAAGTTTGACGTGCCACTCGGCCGTGGGCAGAAGCTGTATGCGGCGCTGCAGTTTGCCGGCTACGTGCTGGGCATAACCTGGCTGCTGATGGTGTCAGCCAGCCATGGCTTTGCTGATCTGCTGATCGGCTGGTGCTGGGCTGCCTTTGGCTTGTACGTGATAGGCGTATGGCTGGAGAACCGCCCGCTGGCGCGCTGGCTGGAACTCGCCCGTCTGCTGCTGAATGTGCCGGCCCTGTGGTTGCTGCAGTCGGTCGGCATAGTGGCGGCCGGCGAGACGGCCTGGCTGCTGTTGCTGGCCTACAGTCTGCTCAGCGGCATGTTTGTCTGGCTGCCGCGGCGCAGCGAGCCTGCGCCGGCCTGA
- a CDS encoding dienelactone hydrolase family protein: MRKLFKYSLIGLTLLSCAALLGLYPYRAALLPQPVQPAQIKQQLADHLTLFTPPQGSGPFPTVLAFHGCGGQRQSMVDNLNSWLLPAGYAVLFVDSFAARGIRDWQPVCDGKLLWGNERAQDVYAALELAAAMPQVDARRMAVMGFSHGGWAILDALAYGGAAGHGFARPDPDVLKLLRAAVTYYPFCGYPAQLRIASQAPHDIPLLMLLAGQDSVTDHQQCLDSLDDLQLDQIQLVQYQTADHVFDQPSPMNTYQPAIAADAQQKTLAFLRERLQPPQ, translated from the coding sequence ATGCGCAAATTGTTCAAATACAGCCTGATAGGCCTGACCTTGCTCAGCTGCGCCGCCCTGCTCGGCCTTTATCCCTATCGCGCCGCCCTGCTGCCACAGCCCGTGCAACCCGCGCAAATCAAGCAGCAACTGGCAGACCATCTGACCCTCTTCACGCCGCCGCAAGGCAGCGGCCCCTTTCCCACCGTGCTGGCCTTTCATGGCTGTGGCGGACAACGCCAGAGCATGGTCGACAACCTGAATAGCTGGCTGTTACCGGCCGGCTATGCCGTGCTGTTTGTCGACAGCTTTGCTGCACGCGGCATCCGGGACTGGCAGCCGGTCTGTGATGGCAAGCTGTTATGGGGCAACGAGCGGGCGCAGGATGTTTACGCCGCGCTGGAACTGGCCGCCGCCATGCCGCAAGTCGATGCCCGGCGCATGGCCGTCATGGGCTTCTCCCACGGCGGCTGGGCGATTCTGGACGCCCTGGCCTATGGCGGTGCAGCCGGACACGGCTTTGCCCGGCCGGATCCGGATGTGCTCAAACTGCTCCGCGCCGCCGTCACCTATTACCCTTTTTGCGGCTATCCGGCGCAACTGCGCATTGCCAGTCAGGCACCACACGACATTCCACTGCTGATGCTGCTGGCCGGCCAGGACAGCGTCACCGATCACCAGCAGTGCCTCGACAGCCTGGACGATCTCCAGCTGGACCAGATCCAGCTGGTGCAATATCAGACCGCCGACCATGTATTCGACCAGCCCAGCCCGATGAATACCTACCAGCCGGCCATCGCAGCAGACGCCCAGCAGAAGACCCTGGCATTTCTGCGCGAACGCCTGCAGCCCCCCCAGTGA